The DNA region CGACGTGAATTAAGCCTTATAATAAAACCCCACATGTGATTAATTCGACACACGCGGAACTAAAGCATGTAAGATCAAAGTATGACCTAGTAAAAGGATTttgaatatatgtattatgtattactAGTATCTACTTACCACTCATTAGTTTTCTCATCATAACACTCAACATGATAAATCGTTGTAACGCCGTTGAAACCTCCGATGGCAAAAATCATATCGTCGATTACTTCTATCGCAAAGTTGCTTCTTGGGTTGTACATATCAGGAACGGGTGACCAGGCGTTCGTGGCCGGATCGTATACTTCCCCGCTACACATACGCGAAATGCCGTTGAAACCGCCTATGACGTAAATCTGAAAAATGTTCGCTTTACCTTTGTTGTTCCAAAAGcctatactttttatattgaatataaaagggttgaatttagattttttatttttgtattagaaCTAGTATTAgtagtttataaaatagtcTTCGCAGGCGATACACTAACAGTATTAAGTAaaccaaatattataataaccaTATGATTAGtccatttttattgtttaagtaAAGGTCTTATATGTCACTTTTGCTCATAGCgttaacacaatttgacagaaagacgACTAACTTAGTGTTTATGAATTACGGGGTAAATCTTTATATGTCTGGCTCTTATACTGCTAAATGAGTTCATTCTTCGTAAAACAATTGTAGTTAATATGAATTGACGTATAAGTTGCTATCGtaacagtaataaaattaattaaagtcacCTTCATTAGCCACCCTTAAGGAAGCTATGTctcataaacaattttaatgacAAATACATTAGTACTTAATACTTGATAAGATAGTTCAAGACGTACAATGCATAGATAATGAAgggatattaataaatatgggcCAATGCATAAATATGGAAGATTTTCATGCATTGTTTCATTCCACACTTCGTATGGCCGTTTCAATATGCCACTGGCAACACCTTTATTATCACTcttaaaaattttattctaatttaatatGCGCTGTAACCCTGTAgggtttaagttttaattgaattcataaaaagttcacgaaagttaattttgttaaagtaCAGTACATTACTCCTCTTAATGTGAGTGACATGGATTATTCTAAAACCCAAttcttaattttgtataaaactaGTTGAACCGGCGAACTTCTTACCGTTTAACAGTCAATGAATGACGTGTTACAGATTAGTTgaactataaatatactataaatacttttcatatccatatatttttacttttaataataaaaaatggtttgcctatttaaatatatatatatatatatatatatatggcaaAACATGTAGTTTTtctgttatatttttcaaatagaaAGTTTATCGCCATTTgtgaacatttaatttttttggggCTTTCAAATTCGTTATCATACTTCTATATCAGCATACAATGTTTCCGTCAAttcactatatttttttctataataactATCCTGCACACATGGCTACCTTATATGGCTTAtatggctaccttaagaggcGCATGGTTACCTAAATACCTTGGTATGGTACGCAATGCAGGAGACTCCAGATCGCCTTGACCTCATCGGAGCTAAATTAGTCCATTGGTTCGTGTCTGGATCATACACTTCTACACTATTCATACATTCCTGCCCGTTGAATCCTCcagtaatgtaaattttatctagaattatttttattaaatcaataaaaatattgaggccattatttttatcttatacaACTAATGCAAAGATAGTGTCTTAAAAATTTGTCGTTATCACCACGGAATAGTTGAGGAGTGATCGTAGCCTTGTAAAGAGGAAATACATTTGATGTGTCTTATTTCCTAATTCCTACTTATACCCATTCACACATCCTaatctttgtaataaaaaaggtGGACTGACATTGGTAACTATAGACCGATAAGCTTACAACCGAATCTCTACAAATTATTTGCTTCATGCATACAGAGCAGAATCTCAGCccactttatattaatattaatgactaCTTATACccaacaatatattttacatactatCTAAAGAAGCGGCGCTTGCATCTGATCTTTGTGCATTCATGGGCGCTACCAACGACCACTGGTTGGTTCTGTGGTTAAATTTCTCTGCGGTATTTTGCCGATGATGGCCGTCGTAGCCGCCCATAGCGTAGATGGTCTCACCAATTACCGCTACGGATACGTAGCATCGACGAGCATTCATTGGCGCAACCTGAACTCAAACAAATAGGTTTCTATTAGGTTTTAGgggtatatattttgaaaaactaAACATGAtgccatattaaaaaaaacaaaaagaaaatgctatttgtattacataTAACTATATCAAACCTCACGCCATGATTTCGTAACAGCGTCGAAACAACGACACGAGTTAAAATAGTCCATTCCGTCGAAGCCTCCAATCACGTAAATACAAAAACCGAGCACTGCTGTTCCATGATATGCGCGAGGTCCTGCTGGATCTACTTCTTCCACCTGCcattatcaataatttataattagataatttattatataacctaacctaaccattccCGCGCGTTGCAAAGGCAACATTTTGTGAGAAGTTGCTTAGCAGGATCTGTTATAATCTTCTTTCTAACAGCCTACGCACAGAAATATctctattgtatattttttttttactgttgTAGAAATTTATATACTGAATATTAACTGTTTTGCATGCAGTtcttttatagaattatttcaCGATCTTGGAAAGTTTTGTTATTGAATGTGTATACATGATACCACATacctattaaataaagaagatTAATGTATTCATTCCACTATAACCGAAGAAAATAATATGCCTgacaatgttatttttatgcaaCGGGCAAACGAGCTCGAAAATCCAAAAAAACACTGAGTTACGGAATGATGGACGTTGAAGTGATATGGATGGAATTTCATATTGTGCCTCgatgtccgatgatgaaactcagctgatGTCCAAATGATGCATGATGATGAAGCATGATGAGCAGATGACCAAACAAGTCCTTTGCATACTCTCAATGGTAAATGCTGTAGAGGATGCAGATataccccacatctctacgtaatcccaagggatcaagccgcttcggaaagtgactggtcATCGACTATtggaaccgctcttcgttaactattaaaatacataatatcgCGAAGTAAAGGCTCATCTTATAGTCTGAAAGATCATTCATCTACTGGTGTAATTTAGTGTTTAGCTTTTATAaagctatataaatattacacgtaaattattttaaagttgcTTCACTTTATATTCATGACaagttattaaactaaataacaatattaaacatgCGTTCTATAAGTGATAGTCATAAGATTCAAAGGCATGGCGTgatatttgtgtttattttgagataatacaatacattatttaatctacttttgtataataaagccACACCCACATCATTACGAATGATATAAACAATACCTCCCAATTCAGTGTCAATTGATAATCTGAAATCGCATATCAAGCATACACTTGCTTTCCCTCTGAATTAAATTTACTGATATCAAATTAGTAAGACCATGCAACTTACACGAAATCCCAATATAGTTTACAAAACACAGAGGAGGGACTACACATAACCTGGGATTCTTCATTAGGCGagatttgtttgttttgccatacaataaaaatgaaacgaaattaaaaatacctttatcCAGCGATCAGCTCTCGTGTCGTAGGTCTCAATAAATGCTGTAGGAGATCCACCACTCCACCCACCAATTGCAAACAGAACCTGAAAAATGAGATCTTACGTAGTCTACTTTTACTTTTGAATTAGAGTGTAAAGATAGTATGTGAATATGGTACACAACacataaaagtgttttatttctttagatTAATCCCAAGaaacaatacaaacaataaattacctCATGTGGAACTCTTGGACGTGCAATTTCTGGAGTTGCAACTTCTCCGTCTCGTTGTGCGATCATCTCCAAatcatacagaaatttgagtgTCTCAATAATTATAGGACGCGAATTTTCATTTCCCGTTACGTATGGGTGGTCCTTTACATTTTCCAAAAAGAACTAAAACAACAACGAGagataatactaaaaatatgtactatCATGTTCGAGTAATGATAGTGACCAGCAATAAActtctttcttttttaaaaaaaacaagtacaAAACAACAATAGTATAGATAAATGTGTATGCaatgtaaataactttaaaattcttcttGCCTGTGTATCAAGTAATCCAAGTCGAATACTGCCCATTAGTTTAACTGTGTGCTGCCATCTAGCGTCCGGATCATAATTTACCCAGCGTAAAACTGATTCCCACACTGCTTCTTCACTTTTTACATTCAATTCATCCTCTAAAATAATGCTGTTGAGCTCCTCAAGCCCTAAGTGAAGAAACTCATCGCTCTGTGTGGCAACTGTTACGAAATAGCGGAGAAGATATCGCCTTGCATCACCTTCCAGTTTGTAGCAAAACACTCGTCTGAAATggcttttattttcaattaaaaatattttacaggaATTATAGTCATCGGTATAGGGAAACAGCAAACTTAACAACGTTAATAACGTACATTTAATTTGCGACCACGCAGGTACATAGTGGTTTTTATGAGCGTCGCTAAAATCTGGACGTACTTAGGTTTTACAACTTTAAGTCTACCAATTTtagcataatttttttgtacctGGCAAACATCATGATTCCGAGGCAGTTTTTTGGACTAAGGGAGATTCTGAGATGGTCACAGCAAAGTTGAAGGACGCCAAGAAAAGCCAAGTAGTCAGCAGTCATAAGCAGTTCATGGACATTGGTATCGGTGACATCAATCCGGCGGAGATATGCATATTCGATTAGCAGCAACAGTATTTCAGATCGTACGCCAGATATCAGAACGTCACTTTGTTCTCGGGAATGCAAAGTTGTGGTGAACAGAGCCCTGCATGTTTAAACGCTAGGTAAAAGCTATACttacttttactttaataatatatatggccTAAACGCTATAATTtgaatgataaatataaacacaaataaggaatatgcttaaatatgaagaaaaatatataatttttgttcgttttgttttacattaagATGAATAGATTATTGACACTTGACATGACCTTGAtccttttaaaagtatatctTAAATGTAACATATCTCAAGTCCGAATTCCGGCGCTATCTTATATAGTTTAATACGTAGATTATATACTAGCAGGACTGGTTTTAGTAGCCATGCTTTTCGTTTGACAGCAAGAGAAAcgaattgttaataatacCATAATCTTTATCACGGAAAAAGCTGCAAGTCAAAGCTATGCATCTAAATTTTAGCATTGTTAAGGCTAACAGGAAGTAAGGACTGCAGGCCGAGAGTATAGCGCGATGCACGGGAAAGGCTGCGCCATCATCAGCTCGGACGATGGCATCGCACAGCAGCCGACACTCGCGCAGTCGGTGTAGCGCCTGCATAGCCGCCACCGACATGCATCGACCCGTCTCGCGACCCGCCGTTTGCTGGTAAACGTAAAAGAAATAATCCAGAGGTGCTATAACCCTTTATAGAGCAGTCATAATTTGGCATTGTAATCGTAAACGCGatgaaaattttcaaataatgaaTAGTAGGTGAAGCAAAGTAAACTCGGGAGTGATAACTTGAATGCCAACATAAACTGCCTGTCTCTAGCTCTGATCACATTGCGAAATTCATAGTGGCCATGAAATTAGatcaatattaaatgttcTTTTAATAGTATATGCATTCAGTTGAGTTGAATGTAAGTGTTGTTATTTTACTTACAGTGTTATTCGGGTCGATTTCCATGTTACGGTTAACGGAAAGTCATCATTAAAAATTGCCGCTGATTATAAAAACTCAACAAAGAAATTAGACGCGTCTAGGCACAATCGGGATTTAGTttcgtaatttataaaaaataccgtaaaaatgtctaaaaaatagcaaaattaagtcatttgataaaacattttaggttagcaaaaaaattatatatgaatgACAAGCATGTCAAACCTTTTTCTTCCAGATGACATTACTTGATATCAATATTCTCATTACGGCGGTTGCTTGGTTGCCTTGCTGAAATCaaaccttttattttttactgtcATTTCATAAATTCTATGTAATGTTTACAGTATACACCAAAACGTTTGTATAAGCGTTGCTGTAggtacttaaaatttaatgattacattaattatttctcgGTTAGCTCTTTCAAAGTCATTcaaagtattatttgtttaaaatccCGTACATAGGATATGCTGATactgatacatttttatatgtacacaattaataataataataataatctttatttcttctctcacatatacatacatagaaggttattatgattaaactaagatgataacatttggaagtgtatgtgagagactggtctctgtaacaggagacctgagtgacagatagccagcctctccaccaccggaccggaacacgtacaatcaggtcattgtcataagatacaatagaacaaaataagcaagtgctaaaggaaaaaaaatggaaacggagtcgtaaaaataaatttggtgtgtgtttgtgtatgtgtgtgtgtgcgcgtgtgtgtgtgtgtgcgtgcgtgtgtgtgtatgtgtgggcGAGTGGGTGTGTTACAgagtaacagttattaaatcttcT from Pieris brassicae chromosome 2, ilPieBrab1.1, whole genome shotgun sequence includes:
- the LOC123720717 gene encoding kelch-like protein 10 isoform X2; translation: MEIDPNNTQTAGRETGRCMSVAAMQALHRLRECRLLCDAIVRADDGAAFPVHRAILSACSPYFLALFTTTLHSREQSDVLISGVRSEILLLLIEYAYLRRIDVTDTNVHELLMTADYLAFLGVLQLCCDHLRISLSPKNCLGIMMFARRVFCYKLEGDARRYLLRYFVTVATQSDEFLHLGLEELNSIILEDELNVKSEEAVWESVLRWVNYDPDARWQHTVKLMGSIRLGLLDTQFFLENVKDHPYVTGNENSRPIIIETLKFLYDLEMIAQRDGEVATPEIARPRVPHEVLFAIGGWSGGSPTAFIETYDTRADRWIKVEEVDPAGPRAYHGTAVLGFCIYVIGGFDGMDYFNSCRCFDAVTKSWREVAPMNARRCYVSVAVIGETIYAMGGYDGHHRQNTAEKFNHRTNQWSLVAPMNAQRSDASAASLDNKIYITGGFNGQECMNSVEVYDPDTNQWTNLAPMRSRRSGVSCIAYHTKIYVIGGFNGISRMCSGEVYDPATNAWSPVPDMYNPRSNFAIEVIDDMIFAIGGFNGVTTIYHVECYDEKTNEWYEATDMNIYRSALSACVIMGLPNVYDYIHKHRERLMEEKRQKILLSETARHPQHRTALPDVHLMEDNEDMLEQLGLIDNQNNIDVPAPPPPPPPPQHPIQPMEQERN
- the LOC123720717 gene encoding kelch-like protein 10 isoform X3, with the translated sequence MEIDPNNTQTAGRETGRCMSVAAMQALHRLRECRLLCDAIVRADDGAAFPVHRAILSACSPYFLALFTTTLHSREQSDVLISGVRSEILLLLIEYAYLRRIDVTDTNVHELLMTADYLAFLGVLQLCCDHLRISLSPKNCLGIMMFASHFRRVFCYKLEGDARRYLLRYFVTVATQSDEFLHLGLEELNSIILEDELNVKSEEAVWESVLRWVNYDPDARWQHTVKLMGSIRLGLLDTQFFLENVKDHPYVTGNENSRPIIIETLKFLYDLEMIAQRDGEVATPEIARPRVPHEVLFAIGGWSGGSPTAFIETYDTRADRWIKVEEVDPAGPRAYHGTAVLGFCIYVIGGFDGMDYFNSCRCFDAVTKSWREVAPMNARRCYVSVAVIGETIYAMGGYDGHHRQNTAEKFNHRTNQWSLVAPMNAQRSDASAASLDNKIYITGGFNGQECMNSVEVYDPDTNQWTNLAPMRSRRSGVSCIAYHTKIYVIGGFNGISRMCSGEVYDPATNAWSPVPDMYNPRSNFAIEVIDDMIFAIGGFNGVTTIYHVECYDEKTNEWYEATDMNIYRSALSACVIMGLPNVYDYIHKHRERLMEEKRQKILLSETARHPQHRTALPDDFFYPRFT
- the LOC123720717 gene encoding kelch-like protein 10 isoform X1, producing the protein MEIDPNNTQTAGRETGRCMSVAAMQALHRLRECRLLCDAIVRADDGAAFPVHRAILSACSPYFLALFTTTLHSREQSDVLISGVRSEILLLLIEYAYLRRIDVTDTNVHELLMTADYLAFLGVLQLCCDHLRISLSPKNCLGIMMFASHFRRVFCYKLEGDARRYLLRYFVTVATQSDEFLHLGLEELNSIILEDELNVKSEEAVWESVLRWVNYDPDARWQHTVKLMGSIRLGLLDTQFFLENVKDHPYVTGNENSRPIIIETLKFLYDLEMIAQRDGEVATPEIARPRVPHEVLFAIGGWSGGSPTAFIETYDTRADRWIKVEEVDPAGPRAYHGTAVLGFCIYVIGGFDGMDYFNSCRCFDAVTKSWREVAPMNARRCYVSVAVIGETIYAMGGYDGHHRQNTAEKFNHRTNQWSLVAPMNAQRSDASAASLDNKIYITGGFNGQECMNSVEVYDPDTNQWTNLAPMRSRRSGVSCIAYHTKIYVIGGFNGISRMCSGEVYDPATNAWSPVPDMYNPRSNFAIEVIDDMIFAIGGFNGVTTIYHVECYDEKTNEWYEATDMNIYRSALSACVIMGLPNVYDYIHKHRERLMEEKRQKILLSETARHPQHRTALPDVHLMEDNEDMLEQLGLIDNQNNIDVPAPPPPPPPPQHPIQPMEQERN